A single genomic interval of Lathyrus oleraceus cultivar Zhongwan6 chromosome 7, CAAS_Psat_ZW6_1.0, whole genome shotgun sequence harbors:
- the LOC127103762 gene encoding zinc finger BED domain-containing protein RICESLEEPER 2, which yields MSYITSLESLGDSQSPPKDGEECLNVLNPIIDLNANTNKEPLTNESTPANEVVNEENVESSDIVIQKSKRKKTSLVWDHFKKVELKNGKKWQCIHCKNNYSVVASGSTSHLMRHLKQTCHVYKKLVAQQKKLNFQPAKSKIDEKLSGPLLMNSGGKYDHERQREATAHWIMMHEHAFSIVKEEGFHFLMKCSNISYEKISRKTLKNDYIAVYEAERKKLKSTLRTKRILSFVHVPPPRRGVDIADAIFKCLKDWGIENKIFSVSVDNAHYNDRCLKELKVLILRHRKLVLDGKLFHVRCCAHILNLLVQDGIRKIAKIVEDVRESVKFINQSEARLQTFS from the exons ATGTCATACATTACCTCACTTGAATCATTGGGAGATTCACAATCACCACCAAAAGATGGAGAAGAGTGCTTAAATGTATTGAATCCTATCATTGATTTAAATGCAAATACTAATAAAGAACCACTAACAAATGAATCAACACCGGCAAATGAAGTTgtgaatgaagaaaatgttgagagcagtGACATTGTTATTCAAAAGTCCAAGAGGAAGAAAACTTCTCTAGTTTGGGATCACTTCAAAAAAGTGGAATTAAAGAATGGAAAAAAATGGCAATGTATACACTGTAAAAACAATTATTCTGTTGTTGCTAGTGGATCAACCAGTCATTTGATGAGGCATTTAAAACAAACATGTCATGTTTACAAGAAGCTAGTAGCAcaacaaaaaaaattaaacttTCAGCCAGCAAAAAGCAAGATTGATGAGAAGCTTTCTGGACCACTACTAATGAATTCAGGAGGTAAATATGACCATGAAAGACAACGAGAAGCCACCGCACATTGGATTATGATGCATGAACATGCATTTAGTATTGTTAAGGAAGAAGGTTTTCATTTTCTGATGAAGTGTTCTAATATTTCATATGAGAAAATTAGTCGGAAGACATTGAAGAATGATTATATTGCTGTTTATGAAGCTGAAAGAAAAAAGTTGAAGTCTACTTTAAGGACA AAACGCATTCTTAGTTTTGTTCATGTTCCTCCTCCTCGGCGTGGtgttgatattgctgatgctATCTTCAAATGTCTTAAAGATTGGGgtattgaaaataaaatatttagtGTGTCAGTGGATAATGCACATTACAACGATAGATGTTTGAAAGAGTTAAAAGTTCTGATTTTAAGGCACCGGAAATTAGTGTTAGATGGAAAGTTATTTCATGTGCGTTGTTGTGCGCATATACTAAATTTGCTTGTTCAAGATGGTATTAGGAAAATAGCAAAAATAGTTGAAGACGTGCGTGAAAGTGTGAAGTTCATCAATCAGTCTGAAGCAAGGTTGCAAACATTCTCATAA